The genomic stretch tattaatttctgttgtacagcaaagtgattcagttagatatatgtaatatatatacattttttaaaaaaatattcttttccactatggtttatcataggatattgtgttatacagtagaacctgttgttcattcattctatatttaataaattacttCTGCTAGCCCCAACTTCCCACTTTCTCATTTCTAATGTAAGCATTTAGCTGCAAATTTCATTCTCAGAACTGTTTTTATCAGTGTCCGTCATATTTTGATGTATTAGGGTTTTGTTCCCACTCAGttctatgtattttaaaagcttcCCTTTGAGACCTTCTCTTTGACTCATGGattatttagaaatttaatttcCATGGATTTAGAGACTTCCCTGTTGTCtctttgttactgatttctagtctGATTCCATTGTGGTAAGAAGCACACTATGATTCcagcttttcaaaatttttgagGTTTGTTTGATGGCTCATGATAAGGATATGATCTATCTTGGTTAATATTCCATTCATGCTTGAAAAAGGGTGTGTTCTGCTGTTTTTGAGTGGCGTGTCTGTATACATCAATTAGATCCTGTTGTTCAGATTGTCCCTATTTTGGCTGATTTCTGTCAAGCAATTCTATTGGCTGCTGAGAATCTCTAACTCTAACTGGggatttatctgtttcttttttcagctCTACCAGTTTCTGTTTCCTATAATTCTGTTTTTGGTGCACACAGTTAGGATCATTATGTCCTCCTATAGGATTAAATCTTCTATCATTACTTAATGTCCCTCTTTgtctttagaaatttttttcctctgcGTTACTTTGTCCGATATCACTGTCGCAGTCCTAATTAGTATTTTGGAGGCTACCTGTTCTCATGCGGAGCACCAGAAGTCCCTGTGGGCCATATGCGTGGTCGCCACTGAGTCATGGTGAGGCCTGGGGGTGACTGTGATGCAATAAAGCCCAGGCGTGCAATTACCAACCCCCTTCTAGAAGATTCTAGGCCAGCTGCTGCTGTTTGAGCCTCACGCTTGGTGTTAGAACACCAGAGAGCTCTACACAGAAGTGTGTTTGCTGCTGCATAGAATGACCTTGGCCACAACGTTTACTGACTGAAGGATCTTCAGAGTAGGAGTGTTTCTACTGCCCCGCCTCATGGAGCCAGGACAGAGCCCCTGGCCTGTGTTTCTGGTGGCCTGGCATACCTGCAATGACAAACGGAAGGCTTTCAAAACGTAGCCCACCTGGCCTTTCTGATCTCAGCCTCTGAACCTGTTGCTACTGCTCCAGAATCGAGTCCACTTAAAACTGTAATTCCAATCCTTTAATTCAATCAAGGTGTCAACTCATTTATTTTCCCAAGAGAGAGACACAGGGTGATGGTTCCAAGAATGCAGGGTGGCATTGTGGGGTCTCGGGCCTCCTTCGCCTGCGCTGTCTGACAGCAGTTCCCATGGCCGTTGGTGTGGTCTGACACTGGATGGGAATGAGACTTTCCCGACCAGGTCCTGATCCATAAATTTGGCTGACATCTCTGGGGATGTCTACCTTCCATTAAACAGGTCCACACCACCTGGAGCTCCGCCAGGCTGCGGAAGTACAGAGGGGAGAAGGGATACCGGGTGCTACCGCCAGCTGATTTTAATCCTCTGAACATAGCGTTCTAGCTCACGGCATGCTCTGGTTCTCCGAACAGTGTATAAGTGGGCAGAGAGGAAGAGTCTTTGGAAGACGTTTATAACTGTCGCCTCTGAGACCTTTCTGGGTTGCAGAGCTAGTCCGCTCCGGACTGACAGCCGATGGATTTATTGACAAGGCTCCTGCTGGAATCTGCAGGTCACAAGGTGACCTTCCTATGAGCAGAAGGCACTGTCCTTAGACTTGGGTAATTGTAAAGTCATGGACAAGCATAGTCCATTTCTTTGCCTGCTCTGACCAATAGAAAGCAGTTAAGGAAACTCCTTTGAAAACCCTGGGGCTTACCATGACTTAACACAAacctctttggagaaggaagctgatgagaaatttttttcctctgcattaCTTTGTTGCTGATGAGGTCTCCAGGGAGCGTTTTCTAGGGGGCGTGGAGAACTGCAGAGCAGCTCAGCGAACCCCAGTAGGCTGGTGTCCAACGTGGCTACCGCTCTCTGAGCTGTGAGCTGTTCTCTCTGGAAGGTGCTCCTGTGTCTGGGGTAGAAACGTGGTAAGTGTTGGGAACCCACTGCTGCACTAGTGACCATCAACAACCTCCTAGCATTGCACTGTGAGGTCGCTGAAGGTTCTGGATGTGTCTTCAGTATCTACTCCACTGGGAGGTGGTAGCTACTTAGGAACACACTATATCTGGGATGTCCACCTGGAATGCATTTCTTCCAGAGAGCTCTGTGACCCTCTGCCGGTCATTTAGGTACTTACTTAAACCatctcctcagagaagccttcctgcTTCACCCTGTCTAAAAGAAATGTatatgcacgtgtgcacacacacacatgcacacaccactcaatccctctttattttttcccataagaCTTATCACTGTCttacattatgtgtgtgtgtgtgttagttcctcagttgtgtctgactgtttgtgaccccatggactgtagcccaccaggctcccctgtccgtggggattctccagacaagaatacctaatgggttgccattgccttctccaggggatctttccaactcagggatcgaacatgggtctcttgcattgcaggcagattctttaccacctgagccaccagggaagcatcttaCATTGTATCATATATCTATTTTTGATTTTCTGTCTCCTCAGGTAATAGCttagatacacacacatgtgtgttagtcgcttagtcgtgtccaactctttgcatggaccgtagcccaccaggttcctctgtccatgggatttcccaggcaagaatactggagtgggttgccattcccttctccatcagacaCACATAGGTAGGGGTATTTTCCAATCCTGGTTATTTCTGTAACCTCAGCATTTATagagcacatagtaggtactcaataaatatttgttaatgaatgagtgaagcaATCAGCAGTGGCTTGGGCAGGAGTGAGAGATGTGTTGTGGGGAGTGGCAGGATCCAGCTGAAAGGCTCCATGGTGAGCTGAGCTGACACCTTGAGGGGTGGCTGGACTCAGGACTGAGAGCCTAGAGGGTGCTGGGGCACAGCCAGGGAAAAAGATCACAAAACAATGAAGCCCTCCACCATCTGCTGGatggcccctccctcctcccactctccattctctcccttcttttctttcatgagATCAGAAGGCTTTGTGGGCTGCAGAGGTCAGAAAGCCTTCACAGAAAAAGTGACGCTTCAATCAGATTTGAAAGACAGTAGTAAAGTCACATTTCCTTTTGAAGTCAACAGGGTGGGGACCAGTGTGGAAATATTGTATTTCTGGTTGATTTTTATAAGTTGCCTTTTCAGTcttctttgttttcctccattAGCATGAACTCAGCTCAGCTCTTTCTAGCTGTGATTTTTGCTCTAAGATTCACTTCTCTTAGCAGGTACATttgaggctaaaaaaaaaaacattgtttccTCTTCCCAGGATGAAGTAAACCAGATCATGGAAACCAACCTGTGGCTACGTCACGTATGTGTCTATGTCACTTACGCTTCTCTGGGAACTATGTCACTGACGTGTCAGTTTAATAATGTCCAGTGGATAAAACCCACTAGAACTCCCTCTTTCCATCTCCAGTTTAtgacagagaataaaatattgtCTATCTCCAAAGCCCAAACTTCAATCTGGTAACAGCTGCTTGGCTGCAAGCTTCAGGTGCAGAACCTAGGGATAAAGTTCTCACTGACTCCGGCCTTTGAAGGTCTCCTATTTTTGTTTGTATCTTGAGCTCCAGAGCCAGATGCTTACCCGCTTTTTGATTCTGCTGTGGCTTAGATTCCCACTATTTGGTTTAATCAGTCATGCCATCTTATTCTTCCTTTTGCTCTTAATTTTTTATGCAGATTTTGTAATAAACCTGCCATCCtactatctttttattattagagATGGATTGCTACCAGAGATTGAACATAGTTTATGGAATGTGGAAACTGAGTCTATAAACTTGATCAGCTAATCAATAATCAATAGATGCATATCTAATATCTAGTGGATAACCTATTTTTGCCCCAATCAGCTCAACCACCTTGTTCCCCTTGAGTTTAATCTCCCAGCTTTTGGTAGAAAccaaagtaaagtgaaagtcgctcagtcatgtccgactctttgcgaccccatggactatacagtccatggaattctccaggccaggatactggagtgggcagcctttcccttctccagggatcttcccaactcagggatcgaacccaggtctcccgcattgcaggtggattctttaccaactgagccaccaggaaagcccaagaatattggagtgggtagcctatcccttctcccagcggatcttcccaacccaggaatcaaaccagagtctcctgcatttccacaTTCAAAGGGCCATATTCAATCTCTAGTAACAATCCACTTCTAATAGTAAAAGATAGTAAGATGATAGGTTTATTGCAAAATCTGCATAAAAGATTAAGAGCAAAAGGAAGAATAAGTTGGAATgactgatttttcaaaaaaatgttgAACCAATATAGGACTAACATATTAGAAGTaagtgaagaattttttaaactgactCCTATTTCCTGCAGATCTGGAATGATTATAAACTGCGTTGGGACCCCACGGAATATGACGGCATTGAGACTCTCCGTGTTCCTGCCGAGATGATCTGGAAGCCCGACATCGTTCTCTACAACAAGTATGCGCACCCAACAGCCAGTCTTTTTCCAAAGCTGCCTTTGGTGCAGGTGGACCTGAAGCGCGGGGGAGTCACTAACAGTGTCTGATTTACTTTGCAGTGCGGTCGGCGACTTCCAAGTCAAAGGCAAGACAAAAGCTCTTCTTAAATACGATGGCATGATAACTTGGACTCCACCAGCGATTTTTAAGAGTTCCTGTCCAATGGACatcacttttttcccttttgaccATCAAAATTGTTCCCTGAAATTTGGTTCCTGGACTTATGACAAAGCTGAAATTGACCTTCTAATCATTGGCTCTAAAGTGGACATGAATGAGTTTTGGGAGAACAGCGAGTGGGAAATTGTCGACGCTTCTGGCTACAAGCATGACATAAAGTACAACTGTTGTGAAGAGATATACACAGACATCACCTACTCTTTCTACATCAGGAGGCTCCCAATGTTTTACACCATTAATCTGATCATCCCCTGCCTCTTTATCTCGTTCCTCACTGTCTTGGTCTTCTACCTCCCTTCTGACTGTGGTGAAAAGGTGACTCTTTGCATTTCAGTGCTGCTTTCTCTGACTGTGTTTTTGCTGGTGATCACAGAAACCATCCCATCCACGTCTCTCGTGATCCCCCTGGTGGGCGAATACCTGCTCTTCACCATGATCTTCGTCACCCTGTCCATCGTGGTCACGGTGTTTGTGCTGAACATCCACTATCGCACCCCGAGCACTCACAGCATGCCCACGTGGGTGAAGGCGGTCTTCCTCCGGCTGTTACCCCAGATGCTGATGATGAAGAGGCCTCTGGACAAGATGAAGGAGACAGGAGCTCATAGAAACCCCAAAGGAGTCTCCAGTAGGCCTGCCAAAGTCAAGTTTGAGCATCACAAAGAGCCCAGACTTCTTAAAGAATGCTGCCACTGTCATAGATCTGGTGAGCCTGCCACCAGCAAGAGACGATTAAGTCATCAGCCTTTACAGTGGATGGCTGAAAATTCAGAGCTCTCGCCTGAAGTCGAAGATGTAATCGATAGTGTTCATTTCATAGCGGAAAACATGAAGACCCAGAATGAAACAAAGGAGGTAAATGCATGAGTCTTCTAGCCTGTCCGCCCACAGCAGTCCTAGGGGCCATGTGTAGAACCCTAGTCAGAACTCCAGTGTGAGTTCTGTTTGCAAGACAGTCAAAGAGTGGGTGCCCTGAGATCCAGCTCTGTGATGCTGCAGTTATGGGTGAACTGCCCTGGTGAAGGGATGGAGTAAGGGGTAGCCTCAGAGCAAATCTTTGCTCCAGAAATGTCAACTCAAGTGAAATCTGGTTAAAATAAACACTCAGGGCAATCTTGGTTTAGTTAGACTGAGAGCCCCTGCTTAAGGAAGGCTGGGAGAGGGAAGAGCCAGCCGAGGGACAGGACAGAATGCTGCAGCTCCGATCGCACTCAGTAGACCTGACAGGGATGCAGGTGCTGGTGGAATGAGCTTTGGGGATATTTTTAGCATCAACTCAGTCGGCTCCTGCTGCCCAGGGCCTAACTATAGCAGGATAGACCTCCCCATCCTCCAGAGAGAGAGCTCAAGAAATGTATACCAACTTTCCATCCCATCACGATGACTAGCTAGGCGCCTCTGAAAACTCATGCCAGGGGTCTGGGTCTGACCTGATGGCAGCTGCCAGCATCCATATCTCCTGATGAAAGGACATCGCAGACCTGAAGTCTGCCCATTGGCGCCAGGGAGGACAGTGAGTGCGTGTCACACAGGTGGAGGGGGGGTTGGTATCAGCAGCAGGTGAGCCTGGGACTCCCTTCTGTGAGGACACCTTCATCAAACCTAGGGGACAGTTGCTCTGACTTCAGCACCACCAGGTAGGGCCCTTGGAGCTTGGGAACAGGAAGGGCAGGAGAGGTATAAGGAACTCTCCACTCTAGTGTGATGCCAGGGTCTAGAGGGCTGCTGGCTCCTGATGGGGGACCATCATCCTGCAGAGCTTATCCCCCACACTCTGCTGCCTCAAACCCAGTTCCTGGACTTGCCGCAGGGTCAGGGATTCCATGGTGCTCATGAAAAGAGTGGGTGAAAAATGTCCCAGCTCCATCAGTTAACAATGGATGCTGTAGCTGTCAAGCCATCAGTCACTGCCGTCACCCCCAGCTGTGCACCCTGAGAGGCCTCAGGATGGAGAAAGTGGGATGCTGGCCCTAGACAGATAAGGTGCACATCCAAGGAATGATTTCcataagcccagactcttgcctcTTCCCACCTATAGAAAAGCAGTAAactcattaacttgagatgtctggttttctttgattaacagtaatctttttaaaaacttaaaaaacaattgaaggatagttgatttacaatgttgtgctagtttctgctgtacagcaaagtgactcagttatacatatatatatacattctttttaagtattcttgtttatcccaggagattgtgTAGGAAtaagccaggatatataggaggtTTTGCAACAAAAACTAGCCAGTTGAAACATCAAAGGATGACTGTGGCACTCAGATGCAACAGAATGTTCTGCAACATCATCTTCTGATATTCtgactacctggtctttgttgcaaaatcttattatcctggctcctcccttacctcttcaggGCAGTCCCTCAGAGTAATCTCAgaggctgcctcccaggcttgaagtcctcagaAAATCCACGAATAGAACATAACTCTcgaggaggcgggagggaggctcaagagggagagccttacatttatataattatgactgattcgaGTTGCTGgacaacagaaaccaacacaatattgtaaagcaattttgctccaattaaaaataaattaatcctcaactttcaggttgtgcTTTTTTCTCAGTTAACCCAAGAATGGAGCAATCTGAGCAGCTCTTTCAGGGCTGCTACTTGCACccaggctggagaagggaatgacaaccactccagtattcttgcctggaaaatcccacagacagaggaggctggcgggctacagtccacggggtcgcaaagagtcagacttgactgagcgacctacacacacacacacacacacacacacacacacacacacttgcagtCAGGAGAAGCCCTGCGTACCCTGCGGGAGCCTGCTGACTCTGCAGCCCTCTGCCCCAGGACTGATGGCGCACCCGCACCCTCCGTCTGCAGACAAATGGTTGTTCTCTGTGCACACTACGGAGGAGACACGGGTTAACCAGAATCGTAgggatatttgctttaaaaattgtcaGCGAATCTTCCGTGCAAAGGAGGCAGCTTATATTTGAAACAGAGCTTATCTCCCATGGTTTTCAGTTTTTACAGATGCTTGACATTTTGTCTTTCAGGTAGAGGACGACTGGAAATACGTGGCCATGGTGGTGGACAGGGTGTTCCTGTGGGTGTTTATAATCGTCTGTGTGTTTGGAACTGCAGGGCTGTTTCTCCAGCCGCTCCTGGGGAACACAGGGCATTCGTAAGGATGGATTTTCCCTTCATCTTCAGACATGTACAGACGCTGTGTTTATTCTCCCATCACCAGGAAATGGACAGAAAACTTCCCACCAGGTCCCCATCTAGATAGAAAAAGAGGGCCTTACTGCCAATGGCAAGCCTGGATGGCCCTCCCTCGGGGGTGCAGAGGGGTGCTTTAAGACCCCAGGGTCTGGGACCTGATACCAGAGCCCAGAGTTGGCAGCCCCTGCAGGCTTTTCTTGTCTGTACATGTTGGGCTTCCGGGGACATGATCGACCCACAGTCCAGTGAGACACGGAATCAAAGCTGAGCCACGCTAAGAGGTGTTCTTCTGCTTCTCCAGTTTATATACTTCTCGGTATAACGGACACCTGCAGACATGCAACCCTGGACCTTGGACTTGCTGACGCCGGCAGCACCCGTGACCTTGTGCGCACTTGCTTTCTCGTGCTTGTCTCTGTGACGTGGAGCCCACACTGCGGCATTATTTGACACAGTAATTGGTCAAAAGGAACAGCAGGTAGTCGGTCTACCCTTTGAAAAAAAtcgtattgaagtatagttgatttttaatGTGTGAgtttctgctacacagcaaagtgactcagttatacacacacacacacatatctgttcttttgcagattcttttctgctaTGGTTTATCGTAGGatatgaatatagttccctgtgatgaACAGCAGGCCTTGTTTACCCATTCTATATATACtccatttgctaatcccaaactcccagtccttccctcccccccaCCATTCCCCTGGATGTAATTAGACTCATCTGGCAAGAGACTTCAGAAGTGACCAGCACTGTGGGAGGCATGCCGTGGACTCAGAAATAGGCTCTGTCCACACACTTAGAGCTTTTTAGGAAAAGTCGTAAACACGGAGATCTCCAGGGCCAGGGGTCACGTGGGGAATGTAACCAGAGCAGTGCAGAGCATGGTGAGCTCTGGCTGGCAGACCTGGGGCAACCTTTGCTGTGGGTCCAAACGGTATCTCTCCTCCTTAGCCATTTCCACTTGTTCTGCATAGCTGAGactgaaaataaaagtgtttcttCTCGAAGGAATGGTGATCTTGTATTCGGAGTATTTCCTTTTTCTGAGAGGGAGAACCTTGGATATTCTGTTTTATTCTACTCtcacttattattttattttttgtatacaCTTATCATAACAATTTTAAAGATgcattttaaagtagaaaaaaaaaaactaccctgACACAGGAACtaatttcattttgccttttccactgGAGTCCCTGTCTAAAGGCACACATAATTGGACACCTCAGGTTTAcctttcagttttatattttgctattttctcaACATCATGTCAGCAGCCTTTCTCAGTGATGGTGTGCAGTCGTGAAGTATAACTTTTGTGATTGCATAACCTCTGTTGTGTTGATGCACTACGGCTTCTATTTCTGATATCCACCAGGGTTCTTGACCTTCTCTTAATGGAAATTGATAGGAGGCCCTACGAGAAATCCGGGCAAGGCTTTATTGAGGTTTCTGTGGCCGAGGAGGGAGCGCAAACAAGCATCCGGCGCCCTTGCTTGCTCCTGGAGGCACGCCGGGCAGCCACGGGGGTCCAGGGCTCCCACTGGAGGGGTGGCTTCGGTGGTCTGCCCACCTCTTTGGCGGTGCTGAGTGCGGGGGCagagtaccctgcttttgcttccGACTCTTCAGAAGTGTCAGTTGGGTTTTTGGTCTGTGTATCTCGTCCAGAATTTGCCCAGCTGCTCACGCACGCAGCTGGTTTTAGTTCCTTGCAGTCTCTTTGTGCTCTGTTGCTGGAGGAGACGTTTGTCCAGGGGCAGGCCCTGCAGCAGAGGGTCCCGGGTCCCAGCCTGACTCACTACCGCATGCTAATTCTTCCGTGCCTACCTCATCCCGGGGCTTAAGGCCCGCTCTGGTACCCGAGGCACAGGTTATTCTGTTGGAAAGTCTTTTAACGCATCATGTCATATGAGTAGAGTGCCTCTGTTTCGTCTGTCTTCACAGAGAGAGTTCCTTGttttttgatacatttttttaaactattaagcCAAGTCACTATTTCCTGtcattgtttaaattttaattgtggtGAATACACATAACAAAGGGCACCTTCTAAACCATTcgaagtgtacagttcagtggaaTTAACTAACATTAATTAACATTCCCACTGATGTGCAACCTTTCCCACCATCCATCCCCAAAATGCTTCGTCTTGCAAAACTAAACTCTTGCAAACTCTTGCAAAACTGCACCCGTGAAGCAAtaaattttgaatgtttttttgAGGAGCCACCATGCTCTTTTCCATACCAGCTGCACCATTTTC from Bos mutus isolate GX-2022 chromosome 27, NWIPB_WYAK_1.1, whole genome shotgun sequence encodes the following:
- the CHRNA6 gene encoding neuronal acetylcholine receptor subunit alpha-6, whose protein sequence is METNLWLRHIWNDYKLRWDPTEYDGIETLRVPAEMIWKPDIVLYNNAVGDFQVKGKTKALLKYDGMITWTPPAIFKSSCPMDITFFPFDHQNCSLKFGSWTYDKAEIDLLIIGSKVDMNEFWENSEWEIVDASGYKHDIKYNCCEEIYTDITYSFYIRRLPMFYTINLIIPCLFISFLTVLVFYLPSDCGEKVTLCISVLLSLTVFLLVITETIPSTSLVIPLVGEYLLFTMIFVTLSIVVTVFVLNIHYRTPSTHSMPTWVKAVFLRLLPQMLMMKRPLDKMKETGAHRNPKGVSSRPAKVKFEHHKEPRLLKECCHCHRSGEPATSKRRLSHQPLQWMAENSELSPEVEDVIDSVHFIAENMKTQNETKEVEDDWKYVAMVVDRVFLWVFIIVCVFGTAGLFLQPLLGNTGHS